In a single window of the Micromonospora inositola genome:
- the dxs gene encoding 1-deoxy-D-xylulose-5-phosphate synthase codes for MSVEEGTANHGRLLGAVRGPQDVKRMTAEQLDILAAEIRDFLIAKVSRTGGHVGPNLGVVELTLAMHRVFDSPRDRLLFDTGHQAYVHKILTGRQDGFDKLRQRGGLSGYPSQAESEHDLIENSHASTALSYADGLAKAYALRGEQRSVVALVGDGALTGGMCWEALNNIATAGNPLVIVVNDNGRSYSPTIGGLADHLSSLRLNPGYEKVLDTVKDALGSTPLVGKPMYEVLHAVKKGIKDAVAPQAMFEDLGIKYVGPVDGHDIAAVESALRAAKNFGGPVIVHAVTRKGYGYRPAEEDEADCLHGPSAFDAETGKLLAVPSVKWTNVFADELVAIADERPDVVGITAAMAEPTGIATLARKHPHRVYDVGIAEQHAATSAAGLAMGGLHPVVAVYATFLNRAFDQVLLDVAMHRLPVTFVLDRAGITGPDGPSHYGIWDMSVFGVVPGLRIAAPRDAGSLREELREAIAVDDGPTILRFPTGTVAADLPAVRRVGTVDVLAESARTDVLLVAVGSFAQLGMEVAVRVAEQGYGVTVVDPRWVRPVPAELVELAAGHRLVVTVEDGVRVGGVGDALAQAMRDADVRVPLRDLGVPADWHPHGTRAQILADLRLTAQDVARDVTGWISGLDAQPGETVQPDEAAAKN; via the coding sequence ATGAGTGTTGAAGAGGGCACGGCCAACCACGGTCGGCTGCTGGGCGCCGTCCGCGGTCCGCAGGACGTGAAGCGGATGACCGCCGAGCAGCTGGACATCCTCGCCGCCGAGATCCGTGACTTCCTGATCGCCAAGGTCTCTCGTACCGGCGGGCACGTCGGTCCGAACCTGGGCGTGGTGGAGCTGACCCTGGCCATGCACCGGGTCTTCGACTCCCCGCGGGACCGGCTCCTGTTCGACACCGGCCACCAGGCCTACGTGCACAAGATCCTCACCGGCCGCCAGGACGGCTTCGACAAGCTCCGCCAGCGCGGTGGCCTCTCCGGCTACCCGAGCCAGGCGGAGAGCGAGCACGACCTGATCGAGAACTCGCACGCCTCCACCGCCCTGTCGTACGCGGACGGGCTGGCCAAGGCGTACGCGCTGCGGGGCGAGCAGCGCAGCGTGGTCGCCCTGGTCGGCGACGGCGCGCTGACCGGCGGCATGTGCTGGGAGGCGCTGAACAACATCGCCACCGCCGGCAACCCCCTCGTCATCGTGGTCAACGACAACGGCCGGTCGTACTCGCCGACCATCGGCGGCCTCGCCGACCACCTCTCCTCGCTGCGGCTCAACCCCGGCTATGAGAAGGTCCTCGACACCGTCAAGGACGCCCTCGGCTCCACCCCGCTGGTCGGCAAGCCGATGTACGAGGTCCTGCACGCGGTCAAGAAGGGCATCAAGGACGCGGTCGCCCCGCAAGCCATGTTCGAGGACCTCGGCATCAAGTACGTCGGCCCGGTCGACGGGCACGACATCGCCGCGGTCGAGTCGGCGCTGCGCGCCGCGAAGAACTTCGGCGGCCCGGTGATAGTGCACGCGGTGACCCGCAAGGGCTACGGCTACCGCCCGGCCGAGGAGGACGAGGCCGACTGCCTGCACGGCCCGAGCGCGTTCGACGCGGAGACCGGCAAGCTGCTCGCCGTCCCGTCGGTGAAGTGGACCAACGTCTTCGCCGACGAGCTGGTCGCGATCGCCGACGAGCGTCCCGACGTGGTGGGCATCACCGCGGCGATGGCTGAGCCGACCGGCATCGCCACCCTCGCCCGCAAGCACCCGCACCGGGTCTACGACGTGGGCATCGCCGAGCAGCACGCCGCCACCTCGGCGGCCGGCCTGGCCATGGGCGGCCTGCACCCGGTGGTGGCGGTCTACGCCACCTTCCTCAACCGGGCCTTCGACCAGGTCCTGCTGGATGTGGCGATGCACAGGCTGCCGGTGACCTTCGTGCTGGACCGCGCCGGCATCACCGGCCCGGACGGGCCGAGCCACTACGGCATCTGGGACATGTCCGTCTTCGGCGTGGTGCCCGGCCTGCGGATCGCCGCCCCCCGCGACGCCGGCAGCCTCCGCGAGGAGCTGCGCGAGGCGATCGCCGTGGACGACGGCCCGACCATCCTCCGCTTCCCGACCGGCACCGTCGCCGCCGACCTGCCCGCCGTCCGCCGGGTCGGCACCGTCGACGTGCTCGCCGAGTCGGCCCGCACCGACGTGCTGCTGGTCGCCGTCGGCTCCTTCGCGCAGCTGGGCATGGAGGTGGCCGTCCGGGTCGCCGAGCAGGGCTACGGGGTGACCGTGGTCGACCCGCGCTGGGTCCGCCCGGTCCCGGCCGAGCTGGTCGAGCTGGCCGCCGGCCACCGGCTCGTGGTCACCGTCGAGGACGGCGTCCGGGTCGGCGGCGTCGGCGACGCCCTCGCCCAGGCGATGCGGGACGCCGACGTCCGGGTGCCGCTGCGCGACCTGGGCGTGCCGGCCGACTGGCACCCGCACGGCACCCGTGCGCAGATCCTCGCCGACCTGCGGCTGACCGCGCAGGACGTGGCCCGGGACGTCACCGGCTGGATCTCCGGCCTCGACGCCCAGCCCGGGGAGACGGTCCAGCCCGACGAGGCGGCCGCCAAGAACTGA
- a CDS encoding class I SAM-dependent RNA methyltransferase produces MVGGRRGLEEAERVELTVDAVAPGGHCVARFDGQVVFVRHALPGERVVAEVTELHRGFARADAVEVLDASPDRVEPPCPYAKPGRCGGCDLQHVAPGAQLDWKTAVVREQLTRLGGLTDAEVDGLAVRVEALPGGLLGWRSRVRYAVDGAGRAGLLKHRSHEVVPIDRCLIAHPAIQELPVLTPSGARWPDADAVETVASTGGDVSVVAVAEGVPTPVSGPAVVREVAAGRDWSLPASGFWQVHPAAADTLVGAVLDLLDPRPGETAWDLYGGAGLFAAALAGRVGDARVTLVESSAEGVAAARENLADLPRVEVVAARVETALARRRVTGPVDVVVLDPPRSGAGAQVVRDVVAGRPRAVAYVACDPAAFARDVRTFTGLGWRLAALRGFDLFPMTQHVELVGLLLPPPR; encoded by the coding sequence ATCGTCGGCGGGCGGCGGGGGCTGGAGGAGGCCGAGCGGGTCGAGCTGACCGTGGACGCGGTCGCCCCGGGCGGGCACTGCGTGGCCCGGTTCGACGGCCAGGTGGTCTTCGTGCGGCACGCGCTGCCCGGCGAGCGGGTGGTGGCCGAGGTGACCGAGCTGCACCGGGGCTTCGCCCGGGCCGACGCGGTGGAGGTCCTCGACGCCTCCCCGGACCGCGTCGAGCCGCCCTGCCCGTACGCGAAGCCGGGCCGCTGCGGCGGCTGCGACCTGCAGCACGTGGCGCCCGGCGCGCAGCTGGACTGGAAGACCGCCGTGGTGCGGGAGCAGCTCACCCGGCTGGGCGGACTCACCGACGCCGAGGTCGACGGGCTCGCCGTCCGGGTCGAGGCGCTGCCCGGCGGGCTGCTGGGCTGGCGCTCCCGGGTCCGGTACGCGGTCGACGGCGCCGGCCGGGCCGGGCTGCTCAAGCACCGGTCGCACGAGGTGGTGCCGATCGACCGCTGCCTGATCGCCCACCCGGCGATCCAGGAGCTGCCGGTGCTCACCCCCAGCGGCGCCCGCTGGCCGGACGCGGACGCCGTCGAGACGGTCGCCTCCACCGGCGGCGACGTCAGCGTGGTGGCGGTGGCCGAGGGGGTCCCGACACCGGTCAGCGGACCGGCCGTGGTGCGGGAGGTGGCCGCCGGGCGGGACTGGTCGCTGCCGGCGTCCGGCTTCTGGCAGGTGCACCCGGCCGCGGCGGACACCCTGGTCGGGGCGGTCCTCGACCTGCTCGACCCGCGCCCCGGCGAGACCGCCTGGGACCTGTACGGCGGCGCCGGGCTCTTCGCCGCGGCCCTGGCCGGCCGGGTCGGCGACGCCCGGGTCACCCTGGTCGAGTCCTCCGCGGAGGGCGTGGCCGCGGCCCGGGAGAACCTGGCCGACCTGCCCCGGGTGGAGGTGGTCGCGGCCCGGGTGGAGACCGCGCTGGCCCGCCGCCGGGTCACCGGCCCGGTCGACGTGGTGGTGCTCGACCCGCCGCGCTCCGGCGCGGGCGCCCAGGTGGTGCGGGACGTGGTGGCCGGTCGTCCGCGGGCGGTGGCGTACGTCGCCTGCGACCCGGCCGCCTTCGCCCGGGACGTGCGCACCTTCACCGGCCTGGGCTGGCGGCTGGCCGCGCTGCGCGGCTTCGACCTGTTCCCGATGACCCAGCACGTCGAGCTGGTCGGTCTGCTCCTGCCGCCGCCCCGCTAA
- a CDS encoding anhydro-N-acetylmuramic acid kinase: MKIVGLMSGTSYDGVDVAAAEFTRDGETLRLRPLGTASLDYDDGLRAEIGALLPSGGTTIEAVCRLDNRLGDVFAEAAAAGAELAGGAADAVVSPGQTVFHWVEAGRARGTLQLGAPARVAARVGVPVLSDLRSADVAAGGQGAPLVPAFDALLLDPAAGPRAALNLGGIANLTVVAPGAPVLGYDVGPANALIDAAARRLLGRPCDLDGARAAAGRVHPGLLELLLAEPYYAAAPPKSTGKELFHAGYLDGKLAALGAPVAADDVLATLTELTARTVAAECDRLEVTEVFAAGGGVRNPTLRGRLAALGAGRWRLRTTDELGVPAQAKEAYAFALLGWLSWHGLPGAIPSVTGARRAAVLGSWTPAGPAYAAVPAEPPRRLLITG; encoded by the coding sequence ATGAAGATCGTCGGGCTGATGTCGGGGACGTCGTACGACGGGGTGGACGTGGCCGCGGCCGAGTTCACCCGCGACGGGGAGACCCTGCGGCTGCGGCCGCTCGGCACGGCCAGCCTGGACTACGACGACGGGCTGCGGGCCGAGATCGGCGCGCTGCTGCCGTCCGGCGGCACCACCATCGAGGCGGTCTGCCGGCTGGACAACCGGCTCGGTGACGTCTTCGCCGAGGCGGCGGCGGCCGGCGCGGAGCTGGCCGGCGGCGCGGCCGACGCGGTGGTCTCCCCCGGGCAGACCGTCTTCCACTGGGTCGAGGCGGGCCGGGCCCGGGGCACGCTCCAGCTCGGCGCGCCGGCCCGGGTGGCCGCGCGGGTCGGCGTGCCGGTCCTGTCCGACCTGCGGTCGGCGGACGTCGCGGCGGGCGGGCAGGGCGCGCCGCTGGTGCCGGCCTTCGACGCGCTGCTGCTCGACCCGGCGGCCGGGCCGCGGGCCGCGCTCAACCTCGGCGGTATCGCCAACCTCACCGTGGTCGCGCCCGGCGCGCCCGTCCTCGGGTACGACGTGGGCCCGGCCAACGCGCTGATCGACGCGGCCGCCCGCCGCCTCCTCGGCCGCCCCTGCGACCTCGACGGGGCCCGCGCGGCGGCCGGCCGGGTGCACCCGGGGCTGCTGGAGCTGCTGCTCGCGGAGCCCTACTACGCCGCGGCCCCGCCCAAGTCGACCGGCAAGGAGCTGTTCCACGCCGGCTACCTGGACGGCAAGCTGGCCGCGCTGGGCGCGCCGGTGGCCGCCGACGACGTGCTGGCCACGCTGACCGAGCTGACCGCCCGGACGGTGGCCGCCGAGTGCGACCGGCTTGAGGTCACCGAGGTGTTCGCCGCCGGCGGGGGCGTGCGCAATCCCACACTCCGGGGCCGCCTCGCCGCGCTCGGCGCCGGCCGCTGGCGGCTGCGCACCACCGACGAGCTGGGCGTCCCGGCGCAGGCCAAGGAGGCGTACGCGTTCGCCCTGCTCGGCTGGCTCTCCTGGCACGGCCTGCCCGGCGCGATCCCGTCGGTGACCGGGGCGCGGCGGGCCGCCGTGCTCGGCTCGTGGACCCCGGCCGGGCCGGCGTACGCCGCCGTCCCGGCGGAGCCGCCGCGCCGGCTGCTGATCACCGGCTGA